In Streptomyces sp. NBC_00306, a single genomic region encodes these proteins:
- a CDS encoding GNAT family N-acetyltransferase: MIREATPADVPEILAMIRELAEYEKAPQEARATPEQLHAALFGERPGAYAHIAETDGGEVVGFALWFLNFSTWTGVQGLYLEDLFVRPDRRGGGYGKALLTELARICGERGYERFEWSVLDWNAPSISFYEALGARPQDEWTVYRLTGEALKSLGS; the protein is encoded by the coding sequence ATGATTCGTGAAGCCACACCTGCTGATGTGCCAGAGATCCTTGCCATGATCCGTGAGCTGGCGGAGTACGAGAAGGCTCCGCAGGAGGCGCGGGCGACGCCGGAGCAGTTGCACGCGGCGCTGTTCGGCGAGCGCCCGGGGGCGTATGCGCACATCGCGGAGACGGATGGGGGCGAGGTGGTGGGGTTCGCGCTGTGGTTCCTCAACTTCTCGACGTGGACCGGGGTGCAGGGGCTGTATCTGGAGGATCTGTTCGTCCGTCCGGACCGGCGTGGTGGCGGGTACGGGAAGGCGTTGCTGACGGAGCTGGCGCGGATCTGTGGGGAGCGGGGTTATGAGCGCTTCGAGTGGTCGGTGCTGGACTGGAACGCCCCGTCGATCAGCTTCTACGAGGCACTCGGTGCGAGGCCGCAGGACGAGTGGACGGTGTACCGGCTGACCGGCGAGGCGCTCAAGTCGCTTGGTTCATAG